A genomic stretch from Lathyrus oleraceus cultivar Zhongwan6 chromosome 2, CAAS_Psat_ZW6_1.0, whole genome shotgun sequence includes:
- the LOC127118624 gene encoding DEAD-box ATP-dependent RNA helicase 15, whose translation MRNLDYIFSVSAHAVASASLDILASLEGLLDQRSSEAWSYRRLPTPTAILPVTIDSEEEDEKVPDSAGAKVNGESGKKGYVGIHSSGFRDFLLKPELLRAIVDSGFEHPSEVQHECIPQAIWGMGVLCQAKSGMGKTVVFVLSTLQQIDPIPGQVSALILCHTRELAYQICHESERFSTYLTDLKVVVFYVGVNIKVHKDLLKNERPQIVVGTPGRILALSRDKDLSLKNVRHFILDECDKMLESLDMRNDVQDIFKLTPHDKQVMMFSATLSKEIRPVCKKLMQDPMEIYVDDEAKLTLHGLVQHYIKLKEEEKKPEVE comes from the coding sequence ATGCGCAATCTTGATTATATATTTTCAGTTTCAGCACATGCTGTAGCAAGTGCCTCACTAGATATTTTGGCGAGCCTCGAAGGGTTGTTAGACCAGAGATCATCCGAGGCATGGAGTTACCGTCGACTCCCTACTCCAACTGCTATACTCCCCGTCACCATTGACAGTGAAGAGGAAGATGAAAAAGTTCCTGATTCCGCTGGAGCAAAAGTTAACGGTGAATCCGGAAAGAAGGGCTATGTTGGGATCCACAGTTCAGGATTCAGAGACTTTCTTCTAAAGCCAGAGCTTCTACGGGCTATTGTGGATTCAGGATTTGAGCATCCTTCTGAAGTACAACATGAATGCATACCTCAAGCAATCTGGGGAATGGGTGTTTTATGCCAAGCAAAATCTGGAATGGGAAAAactgttgtttttgttttatcAACTTTGCAGCAGATTGATCCTATTCCAGGCCAAGTTTCTGCTCTTATTCTGTGTCATACAAGGGAATTAGCTTACCAGATATGCCATGAGTCTGAAAGGTTCAGCACCTACTTGACTGATCTCAAGGTTGTTGTCTTCTATGTTGGTGTCAACATTAAAGTTCACAAGGATCTGTTGAAAAATGAACGTCCCCAAATTGTTGTTGGTACACCTGGAAGAATACTAGCATTGTCCAGGGATAAGGACCTTTCTTTGAAGAATGTCAGGCATTTCATTTTAGATGAATGTGATAAGATGCTGGAATCACTTGACATGAGGAATGACGTGCAAGACATTTTCAAGTTGACTCCCCACGATAAGCAAGTTATGATGTTTTCTGCAACGCTCAGCAAGGAAATCCGCCCGGTCTGCAAAAAACTTATGCAAGATCCCATGGAAATTTATGTTGACGACGAAGCAAAGTTGACCCTTCATGGTCTTGTTCAGCACTACATCAAATTGAAGGAGGAGGAGAAAAAACCGGAagttgaatga